A window of Oncorhynchus tshawytscha isolate Ot180627B linkage group LG10, Otsh_v2.0, whole genome shotgun sequence contains these coding sequences:
- the guk1a gene encoding guanylate kinase isoform X3 produces MYTRYLSRLFSAMAGPRPVVLSGPSGAGKSTLLKKLLKEYEGIFGFSVSHTTRSPRPGEENGKDYHYVTREYMQASIDKGEFIESAVFSGNMYGTSRASVQDVKDKNLICVLDIDMQGVRAVKTTDLNPIYIFIQPPSMSILEKRLRDRETESEDSLQKRLHAAQVDMVISKDPGIFDVVIVNDSLDDAYGKLKDTLIEEIKKVQKTNLSS; encoded by the exons ctaTGGCAGGACCCAGGCCAGTGGTGCTGAGTGGCCCGTCGGGGGCTGGGAAGAGCACGCTGCTCAAGAAGCTGCTCAAGGAGTACGAGGGCATCTTTGGCTTCAGCGTCTCAC ACACAACAAGGAGCCCTCGTCCTGGTGAAGAGAATGGTAAAG attaCCATTATGTTACAAGGGAGTATATGCAGGCCAGCATCGACAAAGGGGAGTTCATTGAGAGCGCAGTGTTTTCTGGGAACATGTACGGGACAAGCAGGGCCTCCGTGCAGGACGTCAAGGACAAGAACCTGATCTGCGTCCTGGACATCGACATGCAGGGCGTTAGGGCGGTCAAGACGacagacctcaaccccatctacaTCTTCATCCAACCCCCGTCCATGAGCATCCTG GAGAAACGTttaagagaccgagagacagagtcagaggacAGCCTCCAGAAACGATTGCATGCTGCCCAGGTGGACATGGTGATAA GCAAAGATCCTGGCATATTTGACGTTGTCATTGTCAATGACAGTCTTGACGATGCCTATGGGAAGTTGAAAGACACTCTTATTGAG GAAATCAAAAAAGTCCAGAAAACCAACTTGTCCTCTTAA